One segment of Ricinus communis isolate WT05 ecotype wild-type chromosome 8, ASM1957865v1, whole genome shotgun sequence DNA contains the following:
- the LOC8274523 gene encoding methyltransferase-like protein 22 isoform X2, protein MGSPYSGDSEEDQVMSEIHLGCPPNSSGPHTSNFTISIPPDVDHGRCKDFFKDEEVTTRDQMLCVDEDGDLVLTRRSKSPTRSFSVTIQHNITSSIPSVGLQVWKAELVLSDFVLHKMFTSSEFDGISLLELGAGTGLVGMLLAHVAKVVFLTDRGDEILENCARNVQLNSEVLNCRSAIHVRELDWMNSWPPIEHCGNLAGPMRYSWIPAEIEEAQGVSLLLAADVIYSDDLTDALFSILGTLMPLGSEKVLYLALEKRYNFSLDDLDVVANGYKHFLSYLKEEEYEELEYGSSPCFVGKRIDLSLIPQYVRGYDRGNDVELWQIKFGGRKPELKDSCE, encoded by the exons ATGGGAAGCCCATATTCAGGTGATAGCGAGGAAGATCAGGTGATGAGCGAAATCCACCTTGGCTGCCCACCTAACTCATCTGGACCTCACACTTCCAATTTCACAATCTCCATTCCGCCTG ATGTTGATCACGGTAGATGTAAGGatttttttaaagatgaaGAAGTAACTACGCGTGACCAAATGCTTTGTGTGGATGAAGATGGTGATCTTGTCCTAACTAGGCGCAGCA AGTCTCCAACTCGTAGTTTTAGTGTAACCATCCAGCATAATATCACGTCATCAATTCCGAGTGTGGGATTGCAG GTTTGGAAGGCAGAACTGGTATTATCTGATTTTGTGTTGCATAAGATGTTCACTTCATCTGAATTTGATGGGATTAGTTTATTAGAACTTGGTGCTGGAACTG GGCTAGTGGGTATGTTGCTTGCACATGTTGCTAAAGTGGTATTCCTAACAG ACCGTGGTGATGAAATCCTTGAAAACTGTGCAAGGAATGTTCAGCTCAATTCTGAAGTGTTAAACTGTCGAAGTGCAATTCATGTACGTGAACTTGATTGGATGAATTCCTGGCCACCTATAGAACATTGTGGAAATTTGGCAGGTCCTATGag GTATTCTTGGATTCCTGCAGAAATTGAAGAGGCCCAGGGAGTTTCTTTGCTTCTGGCTGCTGATGTGATATACAGTGATGATCTTACTGATGCTCTTTTCAGTATTCTAGGGACACTAATGCCATTGGGTTCAGAAAAG GTTTTATACTTGGCACTGGAAAAGCGTTACAACTTCAGTCTTGATGATCTTGATGTTGTTGCAAATGGTTATAAACATTTCCTGAGTTATCTTAAGGAGGAAG AATATGAGGAACTTGAATATGGATCCTCCCCTTGTTTTGTTGGCAAGCGTATAGATCTTTCATTAATTCCACAATATGTGAGAGGGTACGACAGAGGAAATGATGTTGAGCTCTGGCAGATCAAGTTTGGAGGAAGAAAACCTGAGCTGAAAGATTCCTGTGAATGA
- the LOC8274522 gene encoding uncharacterized protein LOC8274522 isoform X2, translated as MLDGLLKSKYHTKCKSLVKMTKTRLEVLKKKKCSVAKFLKNDMADLLRNGLDYNAYCRAEGLLVEQKMIACYNFTEQFCGCIASNLTTMNKQRECPEECREAVQSLIYAAARIAEFPELRDLRTLFNERYGNCLECFLNKEFAETLKPTPATKEMKLQLMHDIAAEFNIEWNSKPLEQKLFRPPSALDDQHRHDECLSNTDNAAGYKWKKDKDDDDDDSPPKKIRSELASHGRKNGIDEKYNLPNSSEDEVISVGRRDSTDLDSLHASSSSVGSVSEDEIDNKKPFYYRFIPPPYIRTKGITDESKIEHPSKPNGNVVTEEATRRDDFGKEAKPKPKSVRRRLMKSPQDNTGSIERPLKPPPGREKFLGYGGDGWLGKINPSAVKREGARSGSRFAQADDNGDQRDEEEKMLDGLLMDYCKDKPIPNVRHLALQTSDDRNVKSELALPPGREAEQATPKKATKMHARAASLQPEIASRHVHPKLPDCDDLAARIAALKGR; from the exons ATGTTAGACGGATTGTTGAAATCGAAATACCACACGAAATG CAAGTCGCTGGTGAAGATGACAAAGACAAGACTGGAAGtgttaaagaagaagaagtgctccgttgcaaagttcttgaagaatGATATGGCTGATCTTCTCAGGAACGGTCTTGATTATAATGCCTATTGCCgg GCTGAAGGGCTTCTAGTTGAGCAAAAGATGATAGCTTGTTACAATTTCACAGAGCAGTTTTGTGGATGTATCGCAAGCAATCTTACAACCATGAATAAACAAAG GGAATGCCCTGAGGAATGCAGAGAAGCTGTTCAATCTCTAATATATGCAGCAGCAAGGATTGCCGAATTTCCTGAGCTAAGAGATCTCCGAACTCTATTCAATGAAAGATATGGGAATTGCCTGGAATGTTTCCTCAATAAAGAG TTTGCTGAGACATTGAAGCCAACACCAGCCACAAAGGAGATGAAACTTCAGTTGATGCATGACATAGCAGCAGAGTTCAATATAGAATGGAACTCCAAGCCTTTGGAACAGAAACTTTTCAGACCACCCAGTGCTCTAGAT GACCAACATAGACATGATGAATGTTTAAGCAATACTGATAATGCAGCTGGATACAAATGGAAGAAAGAcaaggatgatgatgatgatgattcgccgccaaaaaaaattagaagtgAACTCGCATCTCATGGGAGGAAGAATGGCATTGATGAGAAATATAATCTACCAAACAGCAGTGAAGATGAGGTGATTTCGGTTGGCAGGAGAGATAGCACTGACCTCGATAGTCTACACGCTAGTTCAAGTTCAGTAGGAAGTGTTTCGGAAGATGAAATTGATAACAAGAAGCCTTTTTACTACAGATTCATTCCTCCACCTTATATTAGAACAAAAGGTATAACAGATGAAAGCAAGATTGAACATCCCTCGAAACCAAATGGCAACGTTGTCACAGAAGAAGCTACTCGCCGAGATGATTTTGGTAAGGAAGCTAAGCCGAAACCAAAGTCAGTCCGACGGAGACTAATGAAGTCACCTCAGGATAATACTGGCAGTATCGAGAGGCCACTGAAGCCACCACCAGGCCGCGAAAAGTTTCTCGGTTATGGTGGTGATGGATGGCTTGGGAAGATTAATCCAAGTGCAGTGAAAAGAGAAGGGGCTAGATCAGGTTCAAGATTTGCTCAAGCAGATGACAATGGCGATCAAAGGGATGAAGAGGAAAAGATGCTTGATGGACTTCTGATGGATTACTGTAAGGACAAACCGATACCAAATGTGAGGCATCTTGCATTGCAAACAAGCGATGATAGAAATGTAAAATCTGAGTTAGCTCTTCCTCCTGGCAGAGAAGCAGAACAAGCAACACCAAAGAAGGCAACAAAAATGCATGCTCGAGCAGCTTCATTGCAGCCAGAGATAGCGAGCAGACATGTGCACCCTAAGCTGCCTGATTGTGATGATTTAGCAGCTCGTATTGCTGCTCTTAAGgggagataa
- the LOC8274523 gene encoding methyltransferase-like protein 22 isoform X1: MGSPYSGDSEEDQVMSEIHLGCPPNSSGPHTSNFTISIPPGKESSFLSRLFPYVDHGRCKDFFKDEEVTTRDQMLCVDEDGDLVLTRRSKSPTRSFSVTIQHNITSSIPSVGLQVWKAELVLSDFVLHKMFTSSEFDGISLLELGAGTGLVGMLLAHVAKVVFLTDRGDEILENCARNVQLNSEVLNCRSAIHVRELDWMNSWPPIEHCGNLAGPMRYSWIPAEIEEAQGVSLLLAADVIYSDDLTDALFSILGTLMPLGSEKVLYLALEKRYNFSLDDLDVVANGYKHFLSYLKEEEYEELEYGSSPCFVGKRIDLSLIPQYVRGYDRGNDVELWQIKFGGRKPELKDSCE; the protein is encoded by the exons ATGGGAAGCCCATATTCAGGTGATAGCGAGGAAGATCAGGTGATGAGCGAAATCCACCTTGGCTGCCCACCTAACTCATCTGGACCTCACACTTCCAATTTCACAATCTCCATTCCGCCTGGTAAAGAATCAAGCTTCCTCTCTAGACTATTCCCAT ATGTTGATCACGGTAGATGTAAGGatttttttaaagatgaaGAAGTAACTACGCGTGACCAAATGCTTTGTGTGGATGAAGATGGTGATCTTGTCCTAACTAGGCGCAGCA AGTCTCCAACTCGTAGTTTTAGTGTAACCATCCAGCATAATATCACGTCATCAATTCCGAGTGTGGGATTGCAG GTTTGGAAGGCAGAACTGGTATTATCTGATTTTGTGTTGCATAAGATGTTCACTTCATCTGAATTTGATGGGATTAGTTTATTAGAACTTGGTGCTGGAACTG GGCTAGTGGGTATGTTGCTTGCACATGTTGCTAAAGTGGTATTCCTAACAG ACCGTGGTGATGAAATCCTTGAAAACTGTGCAAGGAATGTTCAGCTCAATTCTGAAGTGTTAAACTGTCGAAGTGCAATTCATGTACGTGAACTTGATTGGATGAATTCCTGGCCACCTATAGAACATTGTGGAAATTTGGCAGGTCCTATGag GTATTCTTGGATTCCTGCAGAAATTGAAGAGGCCCAGGGAGTTTCTTTGCTTCTGGCTGCTGATGTGATATACAGTGATGATCTTACTGATGCTCTTTTCAGTATTCTAGGGACACTAATGCCATTGGGTTCAGAAAAG GTTTTATACTTGGCACTGGAAAAGCGTTACAACTTCAGTCTTGATGATCTTGATGTTGTTGCAAATGGTTATAAACATTTCCTGAGTTATCTTAAGGAGGAAG AATATGAGGAACTTGAATATGGATCCTCCCCTTGTTTTGTTGGCAAGCGTATAGATCTTTCATTAATTCCACAATATGTGAGAGGGTACGACAGAGGAAATGATGTTGAGCTCTGGCAGATCAAGTTTGGAGGAAGAAAACCTGAGCTGAAAGATTCCTGTGAATGA
- the LOC8274522 gene encoding uncharacterized protein LOC8274522 isoform X1, translated as MLDGLLKSKYHTKCKSLVKMTKTRLEVLKKKKCSVAKFLKNDMADLLRNGLDYNAYCRAEGLLVEQKMIACYNFTEQFCGCIASNLTTMNKQSRECPEECREAVQSLIYAAARIAEFPELRDLRTLFNERYGNCLECFLNKEFAETLKPTPATKEMKLQLMHDIAAEFNIEWNSKPLEQKLFRPPSALDDQHRHDECLSNTDNAAGYKWKKDKDDDDDDSPPKKIRSELASHGRKNGIDEKYNLPNSSEDEVISVGRRDSTDLDSLHASSSSVGSVSEDEIDNKKPFYYRFIPPPYIRTKGITDESKIEHPSKPNGNVVTEEATRRDDFGKEAKPKPKSVRRRLMKSPQDNTGSIERPLKPPPGREKFLGYGGDGWLGKINPSAVKREGARSGSRFAQADDNGDQRDEEEKMLDGLLMDYCKDKPIPNVRHLALQTSDDRNVKSELALPPGREAEQATPKKATKMHARAASLQPEIASRHVHPKLPDCDDLAARIAALKGR; from the exons ATGTTAGACGGATTGTTGAAATCGAAATACCACACGAAATG CAAGTCGCTGGTGAAGATGACAAAGACAAGACTGGAAGtgttaaagaagaagaagtgctccgttgcaaagttcttgaagaatGATATGGCTGATCTTCTCAGGAACGGTCTTGATTATAATGCCTATTGCCgg GCTGAAGGGCTTCTAGTTGAGCAAAAGATGATAGCTTGTTACAATTTCACAGAGCAGTTTTGTGGATGTATCGCAAGCAATCTTACAACCATGAATAAACAAAG CAGGGAATGCCCTGAGGAATGCAGAGAAGCTGTTCAATCTCTAATATATGCAGCAGCAAGGATTGCCGAATTTCCTGAGCTAAGAGATCTCCGAACTCTATTCAATGAAAGATATGGGAATTGCCTGGAATGTTTCCTCAATAAAGAG TTTGCTGAGACATTGAAGCCAACACCAGCCACAAAGGAGATGAAACTTCAGTTGATGCATGACATAGCAGCAGAGTTCAATATAGAATGGAACTCCAAGCCTTTGGAACAGAAACTTTTCAGACCACCCAGTGCTCTAGAT GACCAACATAGACATGATGAATGTTTAAGCAATACTGATAATGCAGCTGGATACAAATGGAAGAAAGAcaaggatgatgatgatgatgattcgccgccaaaaaaaattagaagtgAACTCGCATCTCATGGGAGGAAGAATGGCATTGATGAGAAATATAATCTACCAAACAGCAGTGAAGATGAGGTGATTTCGGTTGGCAGGAGAGATAGCACTGACCTCGATAGTCTACACGCTAGTTCAAGTTCAGTAGGAAGTGTTTCGGAAGATGAAATTGATAACAAGAAGCCTTTTTACTACAGATTCATTCCTCCACCTTATATTAGAACAAAAGGTATAACAGATGAAAGCAAGATTGAACATCCCTCGAAACCAAATGGCAACGTTGTCACAGAAGAAGCTACTCGCCGAGATGATTTTGGTAAGGAAGCTAAGCCGAAACCAAAGTCAGTCCGACGGAGACTAATGAAGTCACCTCAGGATAATACTGGCAGTATCGAGAGGCCACTGAAGCCACCACCAGGCCGCGAAAAGTTTCTCGGTTATGGTGGTGATGGATGGCTTGGGAAGATTAATCCAAGTGCAGTGAAAAGAGAAGGGGCTAGATCAGGTTCAAGATTTGCTCAAGCAGATGACAATGGCGATCAAAGGGATGAAGAGGAAAAGATGCTTGATGGACTTCTGATGGATTACTGTAAGGACAAACCGATACCAAATGTGAGGCATCTTGCATTGCAAACAAGCGATGATAGAAATGTAAAATCTGAGTTAGCTCTTCCTCCTGGCAGAGAAGCAGAACAAGCAACACCAAAGAAGGCAACAAAAATGCATGCTCGAGCAGCTTCATTGCAGCCAGAGATAGCGAGCAGACATGTGCACCCTAAGCTGCCTGATTGTGATGATTTAGCAGCTCGTATTGCTGCTCTTAAGgggagataa